The genomic interval GTCTTCagttaaaatctttatactttaaaagattacaaaaatatttatctttccCAATGCTGAAGGTACAAGTGATATTTTAAGACGTGTTTAACAAACACATaattaatattactttttagaaaataaattaatgtaattttGTTGAAAATGTAATGAAATACTAACATACAATAAATGTGAggtattaaatttaataaacaaTTATTTCACTGCGCAGTTTTCAATTTAACATGTATTATtgtatatataaacaaaaattgtAGTGGCAACATTTATGCTTATACTGTGTTCCGATGAAAACAAATTTGGAAagtaatttatttcaaatataaatttgaaatttattgttattaaatatgatatttggatatggaattttaaaaattggtttttatgaATTTTCAATAAAGCAACTTAattacttaaaattttaaatttatttaagaataaaattttgaaaaatttcacataatatttttaactacGTCTTCATTCGAATATTATCAAGTTATTTTCCAGAAATTGGTTACCTTAACTCCTCAatctattaaataaatattaaataattacatttaatattaaataaatattaaatgtgataaaaaaaatggttgaaTTTTGAAGAgcttaacaaaaataaaatttacaataatAGCATTGATTCCTCCACTTGTCAAATCTTTGGAAAGCGTTTTCTAACAACCATCTTAGTTTGAATGTGTATTCGATGTGGGACCTTTCCTTAGACTTGATTATGCGAAtatgaattattattttcatttgtgATTGAAATTTCTTGACTGGCCCACACTCTCTGCCTTATATAATGACCCACCACCCCTGCTTCTTCTTCACAACTCAAATTACAAACTCAGAGAAGAACTCATCGCTGATACTCTGTTTCAATCACCAATGGCTCCTTCTTTCACCAGCGCCAAaactttctcttctttcttcctCCATGGATTCTCCAACTCTCTCACTAGGTATAACCTAATTCTTTCCCAATCTTTAATCTCATCTTTGCTTTTACGATCATTATTATTTGGAATTGTTGGGTAGTGAGTTAGTGTATGGTTTTGAAACAGACGTGGGTACGCTGTGGCATCACAGAACCCAGCAAAGGGAGGAGTGGTTTCCTTAAGCAATAAGATTGCACCAACGTCAGGGGAAGACAAAGGCGTGTCTCCGTACAAGGTTTCCTGGGTTCCAGATCCTGTCTCTGGCTACTACAAACCAGAGAACATTAACGAGGTTGATGTCGCTGAATTGCGCGCCACACTTTTGGCCAAAAGTTTCCACAACTCATCTCaaccaaataattaattaactaattaataaaaaattgggATTAAAGATTTAAACTGTCTAGATTAATCAGCGTTTGATGGCTTAACGGAACCTTGAGTGGTCAATTAATCTTACTAGGTTTGGAATATTGATGATGCTGATATGCTCTGTTCTCTCTTTGCGAAGAGAAGACCTTGATTCGCTTATgtgtctttttctttcttttttttcgtTGCATATGATGAATTTGCTTTAGTTTTGGAATAGAACGAGAACTAGTGATGTATTCTGATCTATTGGTTATATAaagttttacattttttaaattgttttcagTGTGATGAATTTCTTCTTCAGCGTTTCACTAAAAGTATTACTTTTGTATTCAATTAAAGTTATAACAAATCAAACATGGTGTTACTGATAGCAAACTTTCTTCGTTTCTCCCcttcaaataaaacaaaataattgaaCAAATCTTTTGTAAAGAAGTGTTTTGATGAGAGGTATCaagttatattttaatgtttCACTTGCTTTCATATTTAATCTTACCGAGTAATTTTTGTAACTTTTTAGTCACACTTTGATGCTGTAATAATAcataaagttttaaaagttaaataaattcATGACTTTTATTTTGAAGATTTCATTTTTGTTCTGAACGAACTTGGCGAGAAAAGCTCAGCCCAAAATTAATTAGCTAAAATAAACAGAATTCGGGACTAATACAAGATTCTAAAAAATCAGTgacattttaagtttttttataggAATCagtaaacaaaatataatttcaaaagttAAACTAGGCATTGACTGGGTAATTTTTATATACATGTCAGTGGACAAATTGAAACGGGTTCTGTGAAACATATATCACAAACATGGTATTCCGTTTCACAATTAATGTAACATCATATTGCTttgttttgtttcatttatttgtAATATAAAACACGCTATCATGACATGATTGAAGCAATTGATTTGACAGAAACATGATATAACATGTGATGGTTTTAATGATAAAGAGGTAAAGTGAGAAATGAAGAGGAGTTCAAAGGCAAATGGGAAGCGTGTATGACAAGTAAGTTTTAGATGAAGAGAAAAGGGTCGTTTTCAATTTGTTGTAGATTCTGGCTTGGACGATAGCACAAATCAATGAAAGAAATAGAATTCATTTTTGAATTCAGAAGAGTTATATGCATATGGCAGTGTGAGTGACAGAAAAATTGCAGGGCCATGAGGGGCAGGGTGATGTAGTTTTCTTTACCTGAAGCAGCCAAACATGAAACAAATCCATGTGCAATAGTTTAATGGATTCCACTTTCAAACTCATGCATTCATTCATTGCAtgtggagaaagctgcacttgTTCCCCAAAACTACATCACCAATGTCTCAACTTCTACTAACTCcaaataagaatgaaaataaactACAATATGATAATGTATTAAACCAAGAATGTATCAAACTAACATCATCATGATATGTGTCAGAAGTTAATTACTAGTGATCAGTAATTTTGCTTTTTTCTTTATGTTGGCATGGATCCAATAATGCAAATGTATATGTATAATAATGCATATGTATATGTATTAAAGAAttctacttatttttttataagattaatttttttgtatttatttatatattacacaTACATTCcttatttaaatttatggaaaggttatatatttataagttaTTCAATagcaatttaataaattttaaattaattttataatattaatttaaaaataaaatttatatttatttatgtattataaaatatattttttataaaaaaatttatattagatataacaacaatcatatattatcacataaaaaaatattattaaaatatatatatatatatatatttatagaaaaattagataaaaattcatatgttaataaACATAGATAGATAAACTAcacatttacaaaaaaaattctaaaagcATAGTGATATATTTATCAATGAAATTATTGAATCTATGatcatatatatgtttttacttGGTTGGTTGTGAGAATAGAGATGATTTGAATCCAAGCATCGTGTGCTTATGCTTAAACGTTCtaactttattttatgtatattccGATGTTGATGGGTACTAGcaataaaaatattgtatgCGTATCTAATGTTTCATTAAAATGGCAGACAATTTGGCATTGGTATGTTATTACAGATCCATCTAACTTGGAGAAATGGAAATGAATGAGGAAGAAGTTGACACCAAccattcatttttcttttcacgtaaaagctaaaacatttttcatttgaacACCTTATGGAGCATGTGGTTTGCACAAGATAGTGGACAAGAGAGTTCAGAATGAGATTCACTATACCTTCATCATAATTGCTGACCACTGAAACAAGGACAATACTCTTTTCACACCACTGTTCAAACAATATATCTGCCCTACAATTacttttgtaataaaaaattatgatagtaaaataataatatttttagatgTAAATGgaatgtaatttatatttttggaaaaatttaTAGGTATCAAAGTATCGGTGTAACAACCATAGAAAACAAAAGGAAATAGCGTCCCcaatgttcattttttttttctttttcctaactcactttctctttctattttttttctctctttttttcatcttttcttccaTACTTCGTTTATTTAAAAATCTTATCACGTACGTCATAGTGTAGTTGAAAATTCGGTATATTTTAACtcaatcaaattttcaattagagtaagttcatttttattctaaagatattttattggagtcatttaaaaaattaatcttttcaacttattctattatatactgaatttttatTCCATTTGGATAACTTACATTAGGTCCTTGTATTTTAAAACTTATCCAGGTTGCTtagaaagcaaacaattaaggtaagagaaactaactttaatttttaatagtattctaggatagaagatctgaacaTGGAGGGGACATGGTCCCAAATTTCAATTTATCTGAacatggactgatgtttgtgtattaagtattgatgtctatgtggtaacagagatccctgagcttcactgatgatctaagtcacataaactaagatattaggtggtgagaagttgatgGAAGAGTTTATGCACATCATGACATATGAAATGCACGACTTTGATTGTATTGAACTTACGTATACTTTATCCTTTTTGTTGGATTCGATGGTAATATTTGGATAagatgttagtctctggtaggacttacttaatacagGTCTTTTGGAAGGTGTCAATTGTTATTCTCTTTGTTGAATATCCtagatgtgtagatccatgtgagatctgtGGTTTTTATGTTGAGATTTGAaaaagattgaataattgataAATTGATTCATATAATTTggttttttctcttttgattttcacatctttttattatttataactgGTATTTTTCTTCATAACTTCATTCAAGGGGAGATTATAATGGTGACTtttgaaacaaatattttataaaaactaacaAATCGATAAAAATTTATCCCCTTATCAAAATTACTTGGAGCATGTCCTTATCTTATAtatagttttgttttgtttttcctCATTTCCTTGTACCTTTTAAGAATATATACCAAACTCCAAGAAAATCACACTTACgatacaaagattacacttggaTCTCTATAAATGTATAAAGATTCTAATATGAGATAAATTTtattagggatggcaaagcggggcggGCCGTGCGGGCCGGCCCGCGGCCCGCAggtaaaaaacgcggggcgggatgaccttttcaacccgctaacccgcattagcccgccccgcattagcccgcaacCCGCGTGGGCCAGCTgcggggcggggcgggctggctCGCAAACtcgcaagaaaaaaatattgacacTTAGTAGCAACAGGGCAACCTAAACTAGGTCATgccaattaaattaatttcaaacaCGATAAAGGAGCAAGACACCAGTTAGAGAAGGAGTAGTAAGCAGAGGGTATTTTAGAAGTTACTCATGACCAAACCATCAATTGAGCCAaaagttatcttatttttattgtattatttttatgaaaaattaattaattaattgtcattgttttaatatatgcagatgacgggaatattataattatgaaaaaatggatgaaggTTCTACTAAGGtggcatccaatgttattgaaatggaagaatgtcaataatgtttatgtttaatgtttttgaattaatgtttatgtttaatgttttggaattaggtatttttaatgttttggaagtggaagaatagtgatatttgatatttatcttaatgttttgatgtttgactatatttgaaaaggaaggaaaaaaaattaggtttgataatagcaaatatataggtttaatttgacaattttttaataacaaaatgtaaaaaaataaatatttaatttaaaataaaaagaacgcgggctggcccgcaaacctgcgggccagctcttatgcggggcgggttgggaattctagcccgcaataactttgcggggcgggccaacccgtcccgcatttttgcgggccaagcgcggggcgggccaatgcggggcgggctgacccgctttgccatccctaaatTTTATTGACAAActagataaaaatatatcaaGAAAGGTTTTATAGCATGTGACTCTTCAACCTTATAAATGTAATTAAATCTTTTGTCAAACCATAATAGAATCTTGAAATCAAACCCATTTAATAAAACACTCAAGTattatgtaaataataattatttaattaaaaaatgataattttttattttaaataaaagttttcatgttaggttTATAAATGTAAAAACAATGAAATATTTCAATCACCACCTATTCAAAACTGAGAGACGATATCTGGAACGCTAGCACCATCAAATAATCTTACcatatttattaaatgtttcAATAGAATGCTTTAGTCCAAAAGTGAAATATGATTGATTATACAACTTTAATAATCAATTAAACAATTCATATTCAATAATTTGGTCAAATATTTACTTTTCAcgtaaaaaaacataataattgattatatggCTTGAGGGTAATGAACCActaaaacaattatatatacttgtaattttcttttattcccTATATTTATGATcattatatatagttataattaccttttatttcttatattaatgatcaatattaaaaattaatattcaatttactaTAATGGTTATTAAAAAACTCAATTTGAtcttaacaatttttaaaatgtatttaagttggtattttgtgttaattttggacTAACAACATTAAGTGTTTCTGATGTGGTATAGACAACTGTAAACCTGGATTCTAATTTGTTGTACACATGGAAGAAAGCGTAATGAACACACCAAGAACCAGATTGTTGGGTTTATGATGATGCTTCTTCTTGTGAGTAATAGTGGCACCATCATCATAATCTTCATCAGTGTTGTTATCATCCGTAGAAGAACGCTTAGACGGTGGAGGAGACACCGACCTTCCAAACTTATCATAGTGAACCAGGCCGATTATGGCAGACAAGGAGTCAGGAACAGAGCTTGAGAAGGAGTTGGAATCCAAGGAGAGATTTTCCAGAGAAATGAGGTCCCCAATGGAATAAGGTATCTCACCCTTGAGTTAATTAGAAGAGATGATCAAATCTTGGAGGGTGTCCAACATGGTGATGGAGGATGGTATTCCTGAGAGATTGACGGAAGAAAGATCTATGTAAGTGAGGTTGGGAGAGTGGATGTGAGAGAGGAAAACATAGGAAGCGGAGACTTTGATGATGAGGTTGGAGAGGATGAGGTGGGAGAGGGAGATGACAGAGATGTTGCAGAAACTATCGATGGAGGTGAGGGAGCGAAGCATGGAGGCAAGTTGGGGAGAGAAGTGCATGGGGGAGGTTGTGGGCTGAAGGGGCAATTAGGAGGGACTCTAATgtaggaaaaaaaatcaaccCTTAAAATTGGGTAAATTCTAAACCTGCATGTGGTTTACCTATACAACAAATCACAATACATGTTTGCACTTATATGTGTCACATCACAAACATTTAACACTACTAATCAAAAGTTAAGAGAAGATATCAACTTAAATACTTAAATACATTTTCAAAATGTTAggatcaaattgattttttaataatcacgataataaattgaatattaactctaaatgtaattataaaaaaagttaagtagaaaaaacatttaatcaattatattgAAATAATTGAGTAAATGAGTAATAAGGGatgtatttgtttttctttatttgtttaaaatactttttaataaaattagcgtattttaatttttttaatatgcttatcttaaaaataagtaaatcaTATATTCCTTTTAAATAAGTGATACATTTTAGAAACATTTAATCTATAGGAACATGGGAATAGGCATATAACTATacaagaaaaccttgagaaagattaaaaaaaaaagaaaatgagaatgAAAGGGAATGTGCCAAAATTATACCCTCAATACCAACTGCGATGTCATCATACTTGAAACCTTCAGTCTCAAGAGGACATCATGCATTTTGAAACAACAACATGAAacaaaagtcaaaagaaaaagagagagtgATAAATGACATCATTATCGGTTCCAAGAGAGAGGTTAAAAGAAACCATAAAAAACACAACCagatattttatgttttaaaaaattagaccaaaatataattttaaaaaaacaatgtAATTGAATATAATCTGGACTATTATGGATTAAATAACTTCATTAAAATGAA from Phaseolus vulgaris cultivar G19833 chromosome 1, P. vulgaris v2.0, whole genome shotgun sequence carries:
- the LOC137816091 gene encoding indole-3-acetic acid-induced protein ARG2-like; amino-acid sequence: MAPSFTSAKTFSSFFLHGFSNSLTRRGYAVASQNPAKGGVVSLSNKIAPTSGEDKGVSPYKVSWVPDPVSGYYKPENINEVDVAELRATLLAKSFHNSSQPNN